The Phalacrocorax carbo chromosome 28, bPhaCar2.1, whole genome shotgun sequence genome has a window encoding:
- the GLMP gene encoding glycosylated lysosomal membrane protein — protein MAAAAALLLAALVAAGGGGAAAGGRQVSMQYNPGWNNSSVNLLHVRAVGPSDTLHYVWSSIGAPTVLLVATESRNSTLGINWNQLLSPAPAGAIWIDPPSSVVYSAAVVFTKVFEYSEAKTLEEFFYPTYDLSDFSWDSINRTLNHTALTAEFTGIPATDPSGSFSNGSLGFRVTAYEASGRDGPLPSLLHTANSSKVEFVLAGVAPRGNSSRFALEVAMVEETGVVQKLRSARSIDDEYTPTIFETLSLVAESQNDSSTLSFLQWKATAYGSQTPRREDSIQCRSRGLQAANWTLPVSSIVHAYFGERVGSAYTISAINISFGGEDGKVYQEKRYLIWSALLGFGQPPKDTFSPLVISIMAVALGTPMVMLLVGSCVVLFAQRKRYSEYEPIN, from the exons atggcggcggcggcggcgctgctgCTGGCGGCGCTggtggcggcgggcgggggaggcgcggcggcgggggggcggcag GTGTCTATGCAGTACAACCCTGGCTGGAACAACTCCTCTGTCAACCTGCTCCACGTGCGGGCGGTGGGGCCCAGCGACACCCTGCACTACGTCTGGAGCAGCATTGGGGCCCCCACGGTGCTGCTGGTGGCTACGGAGAGCAGGAACAGCACCCTGGGCATCAACTGGAACCAGCTGCTCTCGCCTGCTCCTGCAGGTGCCATCTGGATCGACCCTCCCAGCAGTGTCGTCTACTCCGCTGCCGTTGTCTTCACCAAG GTGTTTGAGTACAGCGAGGCCAAAACGCTGGAAGAGTTCTTCTACCCCACGTACGACCTGTCTGACTTTTCCTGGGACAGCATCAACCGCACGCTGAACCACACGGCGCTGACAGCCGAGTTCACAGGCATCCCGGCCACTGACCCCAGCGGCAGCTTCTCCAACGGCAGCCTGGGATTCCGG GTGACAGCCTACGAGGCCAGTGGCCGTGACGggcccctgcccagcctcctGCACACGGCAAACAGCTCGAAAGTGGAGTTTGTCCTGGCTGGGGTGGCTCCGCGGGGCAACAGCTCCCGATTTGCACTGGAGGTGGCCATGGTGGAGGAGACGGGGGTGGTGCAGAAGCTGCGCTCGGCACGCTCCATCGACGATGAGTACACCCCCACCATCTTCGAG ACACTTTCCCTGGTAGCTGAGTCCCAAAACGACAGCTCCACGCTCAGCTTCCTGCAGTGGAAAGCGACAGCCTATGGCTCCCAGACCCCCAGGCGCGAGGACAGCATCCAGTGCCGGTCTCGTGGCCTGCAAGCAGCCAACTGGACCCTGCCCGTGTCCAGCATTGTCCACGCCTACTTTGGGGAGAGGGTGGGCAGCGCCTACACCATCAGCGCCATCAATATCTCTTTTGGGGGAGAGGATGGAAAGGTTTACCAGGAGAAGCGCTACCTTATCTG GTCAGCGCTGCTGGGCTTTGGGCAGCCCCCCAAGGACACCTTCTCCCCCCTCGTCATCTCCATCATGGCTGTGGCGCTGGGCACCCCCATGGTGATGCTCCTGGTGGGCAGCTGCGTGGTCCTCTTCGCCCAGAGGAAACGCTACTCTGAGTACGAGCCCATCAACTGA